Below is a genomic region from Escherichia ruysiae.
CATAGGTCTGGATTGATATCCAGTTCTGCTTCGACATAGCCTTTGTCGAAGTTACCACCGGTCTCGGTCATTTTGACCACTCGATCCATCATCAGCATGTTTGGTGCTGGCAATTGCGGGCCTTTAGCGCCAAACAGTTCTCCGCGACCAGAGGCAAGAAGGTCTTCTTTTGTATAGGATTCGCGTTTATCTACCATGTTCTCTGTAAGCCTTATTTTAGTGAAGCACGCAGGATAGCTAACACGTGTACGCTGAACAAGTCCGATCAGTTCGGAATAAACCAGTTCAGCCAACGTAATGGCCATGGAAAACGGTGACGTCCTTCCTGTTGCGATGCTTGCGCAATACGTTCCTGGATAGTTTGCATCAGCGTTGTCTGGCCTTCACCATCCCACACAAGATTTAATAATAAAGGCAGTGCGTCAGTCACATCGTCTACTGCCCAGATGGTGAATTTGCCTTCCTCTACCGCTTTCACCAGTTCACTGTGAAGACTTAAATGGCGAACGTTAGCGGTGGGGATAATGACACCTTGTTTCCCCGTTAACTCACGTTGCTGACAAATAGCAAAGAAGCCTTCGATTTTCTCATTCAAACCACCGACCGGCTGGGCGCGACCGAACTGATCGACTGAACCTGTGATAGCGATACTCTGATTCACCGGCACATCGGCAAGGGCACTTATCAGGGCGCAGAGTTCCGCCATCGAGGCGCTATCGCCGTCCACTTCGCTATATGACTGCTCAAACGTCAGCGATGCTGAGAAAGGGATCTGTTGCTCAAGCTGAAGCTCCGACATCAGGAACGCCTGCATGATCATCATCCCTTTAGCGTGTATGTTGCCGCCAAGCTCGGCCTTGCGTTCGATATCGGTAAATTCGCCATCACCAATATGCACAACGCAGCTAATGCGAGAAGGTTCGCCAAAAGCGCGTGGATGACCCGGAAATTCAATGACCGAAAGGGCATTGATTTGCCCGATGCGTTCGCCTTCGGTTTCAATCAGGATCTGCTCCTGAAGGATCTCATCCTGCATTCGTTCGGCAAGGAAGCCTTCGCGCCATTCCCGTTGTTGTAGCATTAAGTTTAGCTGCTCGCCGGTAAAGCTATTGCCTTCGCACAAGGATGCGACCTCTTTACACTGGCGGAGGATCCACTGCGGGCTAAGCGGCAGTGTTTCTTGTTCACCGGTGTAGCGTGCTGCTTCGCGGATAAGTACCGGCCAGGCATCCGCTCCCGGTGCAGGTAAGTGGTTATGTCTGGCGGTAAATGTCACCCAGCGACACCACTGGTTTACTGA
It encodes:
- a CDS encoding AAA family ATPase, coding for MTITKLAWRDLVPDTDSYQEIFAQPHLIDENDPLFSDTQPRLQFALEQLLHTRASSSFMLAKAPEESEYLNLIADAARALQSDAGQLVGGHYEVSGHTIRLSNAVSVDDNFATLTQVVAADWVEAEQLFGCLRQFNGDITLQPGLVHQANGGILIISLRTLLAQPLLWMRLKNIVNRERFDWIAFDESRPLPVSVPSMPLKLKVILVGERESLADFQEMEPELSEQAIYSEFEDTLQIVDAESVNQWCRWVTFTARHNHLPAPGADAWPVLIREAARYTGEQETLPLSPQWILRQCKEVASLCEGNSFTGEQLNLMLQQREWREGFLAERMQDEILQEQILIETEGERIGQINALSVIEFPGHPRAFGEPSRISCVVHIGDGEFTDIERKAELGGNIHAKGMMIMQAFLMSELQLEQQIPFSASLTFEQSYSEVDGDSASMAELCALISALADVPVNQSIAITGSVDQFGRAQPVGGLNEKIEGFFAICQQRELTGKQGVIIPTANVRHLSLHSELVKAVEEGKFTIWAVDDVTDALPLLLNLVWDGEGQTTLMQTIQERIAQASQQEGRHRFPWPLRWLNWFIPN